The following are encoded together in the Triticum dicoccoides isolate Atlit2015 ecotype Zavitan chromosome 6B, WEW_v2.0, whole genome shotgun sequence genome:
- the LOC119320524 gene encoding uncharacterized protein LOC119320524 — protein MDAPKLIPNRVDPEKKPCAAVDEESLQHAQALTDAVDQVDAISEVLDDDNLLREIILRVDFPTTLVRAAVVSRRWYRHVSDRKFLSCFRNLHPSRLLGFYLGDRMDHSVPARFFTMQPQPTELADIVCRASFSLDTYQSATSDIIGCQNGTVLISLFDGTYYSVVVHNPLCPERVPVVLPPLPQLNDGYYGVWKYLLTSTEENGVLSYLYVLVEGHKKTTKSRVHVHMLRHGDVAWRVHCTFDTYELLDLRWEPNVELADNKIYIATAYDDIVVFDLTASSISRIQLPQGVEYGNRDTRLVRADDASGMYLIHAKKLQLCIWLLKGDSWLLVHSICLHEMVAHLTMSNCDAEDKSSTTLQINHVGDYAEFVFLEIGRCAFHLDIKYKRLVKVYDMEEKDQCLGDIHPFMMIWPPTFPTLKDDHA, from the exons ATGGATGCTCCGAAGCTGATTCCCAACCG GGTCGATCCCGAGAAGAAACCATGTGCGGCTGTGGATGAGGAGTCACTGCAGCATGCCCAAGCATTGACAGATGCCGTGGATCAAGTGGATGCCATCTCCGAGGTGCTGGACGATGACAACCTCCTTAGGGAGATCATCCTCCGCGTCGACTTCCCCACCACCCTCGTCCGCGCCGCTGTTGTTTCCAGGCGTTGGTACCGTCATGTCTCCGACCGCAAGTTCCTCTCCTGCTTCCGCAACCTTCACCCTTCCCGCCTCCTTGGCTTTTACCTCGGGGATAGAATGGACCATAGTGTGCCTGCACGCTTCTTCACGATGCAGCCCCAACCCACGGAGCTTGCCGACATCGTCTGCCGGGCAAGCTTCAGCTTGGACACCTATCAGAGCGCAACATCTGACATCATAGGCTGCCAGAATGGCACAGTTCTCATCAGCTTGTTCGATGGCACATACTATTCAGTTGTAGTGCACAACCCGCTTTGCCCTGAGAGGGTCCCGGTCGTCCTCCCGCCACTCCCACAGCTAAATGACGGCTACTACGGTGTCTGGAAGTATCTCCTCACCTCTACAGAAGAAAACGGCGTCTTGTCCTACTTGTATGTGTTGGTGGAGGGTCACAAGAAAACAACAAAATCTAGAGTGCACGTACATATGTTGCGACATGGTGATGTTGCCTGGCGTGTGCATTGTACCTTTGACACATACGAACTACTTGATTTGCGATGGGAACCAAACGTTGAGCTCGCTGACAATAAGATTTATATAGCAACTGCCTATGATGACATTGTTGTCTTTGATTTGACGGCCTCAAGTATCTCCAGGATTCAGCTCCCACAAGGGGTGGAGTATGGCAATAGAGACACCAGGTTGGTACGTGCTGATGATGCTTCTGGTATGTATCTCATCCATGCCAAAAAGCTTCAACTTTGCATCTGGCTCCTCAAGGGGGACTCTTGGTTGCTGGTGCACAGCATTTGTTTGCATGAGATGGTTGCTCATTTGACGATGTCAAATTGTGATGCTGAGGACAAGTCTTCTACTACACTCCAGATAAACCATGTGGGAGATTATGCCGAGTTTGTGTTCTTGGAGATAGGTCGATGTGCATTCCACTTGGATATCAAGTACAAGAGACTGGTTAAAGTGTATGACATGGAAGAAAAAGATCAATGTTTGGGTGATATCCATCCTTTTATGATGATCTGGCCTCCCACATTTCCTACGCTCAAGGATGATCATGCATAG